The proteins below are encoded in one region of Amorphus orientalis:
- a CDS encoding ATPase domain-containing protein, whose amino-acid sequence MNGDIMQGKAATGMVGVDEILGGGLPRGRPTLVAGDAGAGKTIFCLQTLQHGAVSCGEPGLYLSLEEQSGELKRTVDAFDWGGASDDLHFHDALIDMDFETMGGFDLTGLIGILEHLCERHGIRRVVIDGIDTLLDRIEASAGAERELGRLLQWARRSDAVVLLTAKLKSRNGRFEDIYESMFFGADCALRLERRQTGRMSQRTLWVAKYRGSGHGENAYPFVISEKGITSLYLGPGMIPQPRGAREPVSTGVSGLDEMLKGGFPAGSVSLYTGAPGTAKTTLTGAFIEAACERGDRALLILFDEFGEHVVRHLNSVGIDLQPHIDSGLLRVEYVIGGSAGVDHHAASIRARIDEHRPDVIAIDPLSSLTKAFESDMAWPAVEYVLHAVRMSGATAVLTSLTEGGQDESSTAHVSTIADNWIHVAYGIRGAERNRVLTIVKARGVAHRNDVREMLLSDEGVVLADVYPIEGGMLTGSTRVARMRADLEHEQESRERGAESARRQAETRRGLLDELQRLQEELRRLDADTRKNGDEGRKLR is encoded by the coding sequence ATGAACGGTGACATCATGCAGGGCAAGGCGGCGACAGGCATGGTCGGGGTCGACGAGATACTTGGCGGCGGTTTGCCCCGGGGCCGCCCGACCCTGGTTGCCGGCGATGCCGGCGCCGGCAAGACGATATTCTGCCTGCAGACCCTGCAGCACGGCGCCGTCTCTTGCGGTGAGCCAGGCCTCTATCTGTCTCTCGAGGAGCAGAGCGGCGAATTGAAGCGAACCGTCGATGCCTTTGACTGGGGGGGGGCGTCCGACGATCTCCATTTCCATGACGCGCTGATCGACATGGATTTCGAGACAATGGGCGGTTTCGATCTCACCGGCCTGATCGGCATTCTGGAGCACCTGTGTGAGCGGCACGGAATACGCCGCGTCGTCATCGACGGCATCGACACTCTGCTGGATCGCATCGAGGCCTCGGCCGGCGCGGAGCGGGAACTCGGCCGGCTGTTGCAATGGGCGCGGCGGAGCGACGCCGTCGTTCTCCTGACCGCGAAGCTGAAGAGCCGGAACGGCCGGTTCGAGGACATCTACGAATCCATGTTCTTCGGTGCCGATTGCGCGCTGCGTCTGGAGCGCCGACAGACAGGACGGATGTCGCAGAGAACCCTGTGGGTCGCGAAATACCGTGGTTCCGGACACGGCGAGAACGCCTATCCGTTCGTCATTTCGGAGAAGGGCATCACGTCCCTCTATCTCGGCCCCGGCATGATCCCCCAGCCGCGCGGCGCGCGGGAGCCGGTCTCGACGGGCGTCAGCGGCCTCGACGAGATGCTGAAGGGGGGCTTTCCGGCAGGCAGCGTGAGCCTCTATACCGGCGCTCCGGGGACCGCGAAGACCACATTGACCGGCGCGTTCATCGAGGCGGCTTGCGAGCGCGGTGATCGGGCGCTCCTGATCCTGTTCGACGAGTTTGGCGAACACGTCGTCAGGCATCTGAATTCCGTCGGCATCGATCTCCAGCCCCATATCGACTCCGGCCTTCTGCGTGTCGAATACGTGATCGGCGGCAGCGCCGGGGTCGATCACCACGCCGCCAGCATTCGGGCCCGGATCGACGAACATCGCCCCGACGTCATCGCGATTGATCCCCTTTCCTCGCTGACCAAGGCGTTCGAGAGCGATATGGCCTGGCCCGCAGTCGAGTATGTCCTGCATGCGGTCCGGATGAGCGGAGCGACCGCGGTACTCACCTCGCTCACCGAGGGCGGCCAGGACGAATCGAGCACCGCACACGTTTCGACGATCGCCGACAATTGGATCCACGTGGCCTACGGCATCCGGGGGGCCGAGCGGAACCGTGTGCTGACCATCGTGAAGGCCCGTGGCGTCGCGCACCGCAACGATGTCCGGGAAATGCTGTTGAGCGACGAGGGCGTCGTGCTGGCCGACGTCTACCCGATCGAAGGCGGCATGCTGACCGGTTCGACGCGGGTGGCGCGGATGCGCGCGGACCTCGAGCATGAACAGGAGAGCAGGGAGAGAGGAGCCGAATCCGCGCGACGCCAGGCCGAAACGCGCAGAGGGCTGCTTGATGAGCTGCAGCGCCTTCAGGAAGAACTCCGGCGGCTTGACGCCGATACCCGGAAGAACGGCGATGAGGGGCGCAAGCTGAGATGA
- a CDS encoding circadian clock KaiB family protein, with amino-acid sequence MSGTPRLRLFVTADSPGSLAARRNLETIMEAIGIGMGEVEIVDVLKNPAAALEADVIVTPALEIVRNDRRLLIAGRLDDMDAVRARLE; translated from the coding sequence ATGAGCGGCACCCCGCGCCTCCGCCTGTTCGTCACGGCCGATAGCCCGGGCTCGCTGGCGGCTCGGCGAAATCTGGAAACCATCATGGAAGCGATCGGGATCGGCATGGGCGAGGTGGAGATCGTGGACGTTCTGAAAAACCCCGCCGCCGCGCTGGAGGCCGATGTCATCGTCACTCCGGCGCTGGAGATTGTCCGCAATGACCGTCGACTGCTGATCGCCGGCCGGCTCGACGACATGGATGCCGTCCGCGCTCGCCTGGAATAG
- a CDS encoding FAD-dependent oxidoreductase → MTAPSPEPASSYDLVVFGSGAAGMAAALTAHHAGLTVAIFEKDTHFGGSTAISGGAIWIPDNPKMREAGMEDSREDALRYIAHEAGNRLKPDLVRAFLEAGPEMVTFMEANTELQFEHRAYSPDYHSDSPGAAMGGRVLDAKTYDGRELSAEFKRLKQPIKEFTVFGGMMLNRFDIGHFMKMTRSRASAVHAARLLARHLKDRTRYDRGARLVLGQAVAGRLAASVIRAGIPIFTEAALARLQVTDGRVTGAVLADGREVSARCGVVLATGGFPANRELRQQTMGHVAQGAAHYSMSPRPATGGAIAAARAIGAKFETSNKHAGFWAPVSLIPGPDGPRSFPHLFLDRAKPGVIAVTPSGHRFVSEAVSYHDFVSAMILHELKSAWLVADHRALRRYGLGAVRPFPAPFGRHVRSGYLKKGATLRDLAQQIQVPAEAIIETVRLFNQDAAAGEDTAFGKGSTAYQAYLGDPDNQPNPCLRPLDQGPYYAIQLFPGDIGTTMGLATDASGRVLTPEGRILPGLYACGNDMNSIMAGAYPGAGITLGPALTFGYIVGKSAADSAGNRGNS, encoded by the coding sequence ATGACCGCCCCCTCCCCCGAGCCGGCTTCCAGCTACGACCTCGTCGTGTTCGGCTCCGGCGCCGCCGGCATGGCCGCAGCGCTCACCGCCCACCACGCCGGCCTGACCGTCGCGATCTTCGAAAAGGACACCCATTTCGGCGGCTCCACCGCCATCTCCGGCGGCGCGATCTGGATTCCCGACAATCCGAAGATGCGGGAAGCCGGGATGGAGGACAGCCGCGAGGACGCGCTGCGCTACATCGCCCACGAAGCCGGCAATCGCCTGAAGCCGGACCTCGTCCGGGCCTTCCTGGAGGCGGGTCCGGAAATGGTCACCTTCATGGAGGCCAATACCGAACTCCAGTTCGAGCACCGGGCCTATTCCCCCGATTATCATTCCGACAGTCCGGGCGCCGCGATGGGCGGCCGTGTTCTGGATGCCAAGACCTATGACGGGCGCGAACTGAGCGCAGAGTTCAAACGCCTGAAGCAGCCGATCAAGGAGTTCACCGTCTTCGGCGGCATGATGCTGAACCGGTTCGACATCGGCCATTTCATGAAGATGACCCGGAGCCGTGCTTCCGCCGTCCATGCGGCGCGCCTGCTCGCCCGACATCTGAAGGATCGCACCCGCTATGACCGGGGCGCCCGGCTCGTTCTCGGCCAGGCCGTCGCAGGACGGCTGGCCGCCTCGGTGATAAGGGCCGGAATTCCGATCTTCACCGAGGCAGCTCTTGCCCGCCTCCAGGTCACCGACGGTCGGGTGACCGGCGCGGTCCTCGCCGATGGCCGCGAGGTCAGCGCCCGGTGCGGCGTTGTGCTCGCGACCGGCGGTTTCCCGGCCAACCGCGAGCTCCGGCAGCAGACGATGGGGCACGTCGCGCAGGGCGCGGCTCACTATTCCATGTCGCCGAGGCCGGCGACCGGCGGAGCGATCGCCGCGGCCCGCGCAATCGGCGCGAAGTTCGAAACGTCCAACAAGCATGCCGGTTTCTGGGCGCCGGTCTCGCTGATCCCGGGGCCGGATGGGCCACGGTCGTTCCCGCATCTCTTCCTGGATCGGGCCAAACCCGGGGTGATCGCGGTTACTCCCAGCGGCCATCGCTTCGTGAGCGAAGCGGTTTCCTACCACGACTTCGTCTCCGCGATGATCCTTCACGAACTGAAGTCGGCCTGGCTGGTGGCAGATCACCGCGCGCTCAGGCGTTACGGCCTCGGTGCGGTCCGTCCCTTCCCGGCACCGTTCGGAAGACATGTCCGCTCCGGATACCTGAAGAAGGGCGCAACGCTTCGCGATCTTGCGCAGCAGATCCAGGTGCCGGCAGAAGCCATCATTGAAACGGTGCGCCTTTTCAACCAAGACGCGGCGGCCGGCGAAGACACCGCATTCGGCAAGGGATCGACCGCCTATCAGGCCTATCTGGGCGATCCCGACAACCAGCCGAACCCGTGCCTGCGGCCCCTCGACCAGGGTCCCTATTACGCGATCCAGCTCTTCCCCGGCGACATCGGCACGACCATGGGACTTGCCACCGACGCGAGCGGCCGGGTCCTGACGCCCGAAGGCCGTATCCTTCCCGGCCTCTATGCCTGCGGCAACGACATGAACTCCATCATGGCCGGCGCCTATCCCGGTGCGGGGATCACCCTCGGGCCCGCGCTCACCTTCGGCTATATCGTCGGAAAAAGTGCGGCTGACAGCGCAGGCAACCGGGGGAACAGCTGA
- a CDS encoding SDR family NAD(P)-dependent oxidoreductase: MTLQDKLSIVTGAASGIGRETALLFARRGARVVALDRDDAGLEALAADAEAPVVTRTINLTDDGLDAAVSDLLDTLPGRLDVLVNNAGVGGGDFAEATEDAAFRRYFDINVIPLFRLSRLAVSRMRDGGGAIVNVASIYAEIGATRSPGYSASKGAVASLTRQMATDYGPYGIRVNAVAPGLIETPLTAERIRTELWRRQIYVDQSPMRRVGTPADVARAIAFLASDDAGFVNGETLRVDGGWAMGRYPREESSL; encoded by the coding sequence ATGACGCTTCAGGACAAGCTTTCCATCGTCACGGGTGCGGCCTCCGGGATCGGACGGGAAACCGCGCTCCTGTTCGCCCGGCGCGGCGCGCGCGTCGTCGCGCTGGATCGCGACGATGCGGGACTGGAGGCGCTCGCCGCCGACGCGGAGGCCCCGGTGGTCACCCGCACGATCAACCTGACCGACGACGGCCTGGACGCCGCCGTGAGCGACCTTCTCGACACCCTGCCCGGACGGTTGGACGTCCTCGTCAACAACGCCGGTGTCGGCGGCGGCGACTTTGCAGAGGCGACCGAAGACGCTGCCTTCCGGCGCTATTTCGACATCAACGTGATCCCCCTCTTCAGGCTGTCGCGGCTCGCCGTCTCCCGCATGCGCGACGGCGGCGGGGCGATCGTCAACGTCGCGTCGATCTACGCCGAGATCGGCGCCACCAGGAGCCCGGGCTACTCCGCCTCGAAGGGCGCGGTCGCATCCCTCACCCGGCAGATGGCGACGGACTACGGCCCCTACGGCATCCGCGTGAATGCCGTCGCTCCCGGTCTCATCGAGACGCCGCTGACCGCCGAGCGCATCCGCACCGAACTCTGGCGCCGGCAGATCTACGTCGACCAGTCGCCGATGCGCCGGGTCGGCACGCCCGCAGACGTCGCCCGCGCCATCGCCTTCCTAGCGAGCGACGACGCCGGATTCGTCAACGGCGAGACGCTGCGCGTCGACGGCGGCTGGGCGATGGGCCGCTACCCGAGAGAAGAGTCCTCGCTATGA
- a CDS encoding SDR family NAD(P)-dependent oxidoreductase: MTEAPLSIVTGGGAGIGRAICQTLARAGDRVLVVDLAAERAEETVALIRADGGDAAAATLDITDEAAVAALIDGAGPIRRLVNNAGIFDVKPFDALTADDFRRMYEVNLVAMAALCQRAAAKMERGSAIVNIASRAMLGAKQYIHYATSKAAVGGFTRSLALELAERGITVNAVAPGVIETDMLRARSDTNLDGLRAMQPGGTLGTPEDIAEAVAFLASDKARFVTGQVLLVDGGRSLGGSLGI; this comes from the coding sequence ATGACCGAAGCCCCTCTCTCGATCGTCACCGGCGGCGGTGCCGGCATCGGCCGCGCCATCTGCCAGACGCTCGCCCGCGCCGGCGACCGCGTGCTGGTGGTCGACCTCGCCGCGGAGCGTGCTGAGGAGACCGTTGCGCTGATCCGCGCCGACGGCGGAGACGCGGCGGCGGCGACCCTCGACATCACCGACGAGGCCGCGGTGGCGGCCCTCATCGACGGCGCCGGCCCGATCCGTCGGCTGGTCAACAATGCCGGCATCTTCGACGTGAAGCCGTTCGATGCGCTCACCGCCGACGACTTCCGCCGCATGTACGAGGTCAACCTCGTGGCGATGGCCGCGCTCTGCCAGCGCGCCGCCGCGAAGATGGAGCGCGGAAGCGCCATCGTGAACATCGCCTCGCGGGCGATGCTCGGCGCGAAGCAGTACATCCACTACGCCACCTCGAAGGCGGCGGTCGGCGGCTTCACCCGCTCGCTGGCTCTGGAGCTCGCCGAGCGCGGCATCACCGTCAACGCGGTTGCGCCGGGCGTGATCGAGACGGACATGCTGCGCGCGCGCTCCGACACCAACCTCGACGGGCTGCGCGCGATGCAGCCCGGCGGCACGCTCGGCACACCGGAGGACATCGCCGAGGCGGTGGCGTTCCTCGCCTCCGACAAGGCCCGCTTCGTCACCGGTCAGGTTCTGCTCGTCGACGGCGGCCGCTCGCTCGGCGGTTCACTCGGGATCTGA
- a CDS encoding C4-dicarboxylate TRAP transporter substrate-binding protein, whose protein sequence is MKRILAGLAVTSLTIVPAAAETYIATNWLTPVHILNEQPYQRFAEDIAKDTDGEIAFEVYSSGSLVPAKSTMQGIRDGVAQLGVVYPGYSPSELPVNNVLNDLVFTSDDALAAALAYTEVGITNASVQGEWKKNGGIFVGGYSTPVYNFICMQPIRTPDDAKGKKIRTAGGAQTQWVESLGGVPVSVPIGDVYSGLSRGSIDCTMSDPTNLDKGNKFWEVAKSVTTLPMGVVMGATYVMNPSFWQGLSEDQKKTLLDHMALGVARTQVTYAADVDAALKGSEERGLEIIEPSQELTSALDAFQSNFVEELPQKSVETRSIDDPSGVIDAFLAAQTAWKEKLAKIDRTDPEAVAELIRSDIYGKLDMSSFGN, encoded by the coding sequence ATGAAACGCATCCTGGCCGGGCTGGCCGTGACCAGCCTCACCATCGTGCCGGCGGCGGCGGAGACCTACATCGCCACCAACTGGCTGACGCCGGTCCACATTCTCAACGAGCAGCCATACCAGCGCTTCGCGGAGGACATCGCCAAGGACACCGACGGCGAGATCGCCTTCGAGGTCTATTCCAGCGGATCGCTGGTGCCGGCCAAGTCGACGATGCAGGGCATCCGCGACGGCGTTGCCCAGCTCGGCGTGGTCTATCCGGGCTATTCGCCCTCCGAGCTGCCGGTCAACAACGTCCTCAACGACCTGGTCTTCACCTCCGACGACGCCCTCGCGGCAGCCCTCGCCTACACCGAGGTCGGCATCACCAACGCGTCCGTCCAGGGCGAGTGGAAGAAGAACGGCGGCATCTTCGTCGGCGGCTATTCCACGCCGGTCTACAACTTCATCTGCATGCAGCCGATCCGCACCCCGGACGACGCCAAGGGCAAGAAGATCCGCACCGCCGGCGGCGCCCAGACCCAGTGGGTGGAAAGCCTCGGCGGCGTGCCGGTCTCCGTGCCGATCGGCGACGTCTATTCCGGCCTCAGCCGCGGCTCGATCGACTGCACGATGTCGGACCCGACCAACCTGGACAAGGGCAACAAGTTCTGGGAGGTCGCCAAGAGCGTGACCACGCTGCCGATGGGCGTGGTGATGGGCGCGACCTACGTCATGAACCCGAGCTTCTGGCAGGGTCTCTCCGAGGACCAGAAGAAGACGCTGCTCGACCATATGGCGCTCGGCGTGGCCCGCACCCAGGTGACCTACGCCGCCGACGTGGACGCGGCGCTCAAGGGCTCTGAGGAGCGCGGCCTGGAGATCATCGAGCCGTCGCAGGAGCTGACCTCCGCCCTCGACGCGTTCCAGTCGAACTTCGTCGAGGAGCTGCCGCAGAAGTCGGTCGAGACCCGCAGCATCGACGATCCGAGCGGCGTGATTGACGCCTTCCTCGCCGCCCAGACCGCCTGGAAGGAGAAGCTCGCCAAGATCGACCGGACCGATCCGGAGGCCGTCGCCGAGCTGATCCGCTCCGACATCTACGGCAAGCTCGACATGTCGAGCTTCGGCAACTGA